The following proteins are co-located in the Triticum aestivum cultivar Chinese Spring chromosome 1A, IWGSC CS RefSeq v2.1, whole genome shotgun sequence genome:
- the LOC123186969 gene encoding chalcone synthase 2: MAAVKLEEVRRAQRAEGLATVLAIGTAVPANCVYQATYPDYYFRVTKSEHLPDLKEKFERMCEKSTIRKRHMHLTEEILKKNPSICSHMEPSLDTRHDIVVVEVPKLGKEAAERAIKEWGQPLSKITHVIFCTTSGVDMPGADYQLTRLLGLSPTVKRLMMYQQGCFGGATVLRMAKDIAENNRGARVLVVCSEITAMAFRGPSKSHLDSLVGHALFGDGASAAIIGADPDEPFEKPLFQLVSASQTILPGSEGAINGHLTEAGLTIHLLKDVPGLISENIEQALEDAFKPLGIHDWNSIFWIAHPGGPAILDMVEEKVGLDKERMRASREVLSEYGNMSSACVLFVLDVMRKTSSQDGHATTGEGKEWGVLFGFGPGLTVETLVLYSVPIAATA; this comes from the coding sequence ATGGCGGCGGTGAAGTTAGAGGAAGTGAGAAGGGCACAACGGGCTGAGGGTCTGGCGACCGTGCTGGCAATCGGCACGGCCGTCCCGGCCAACTGCGTGTACCAGGCGACCTACCCTGACTACTACTTCAGGGTCACCAAGAGCGAGCACCTCCCGGACCTCAAGGAGAAGTTCGAGAGGATGTGCGAGAAGTCCACAATCAGGAAGAGGCACATGCACCTCACCGAGGAGATCCTCAAAAAGAACCCCAGCATCTGCTCCCACATGGAGCCATCGCTTGACACGCGCCACGACATTGTTGTCGTGGAGGTCCCCAAGCTCGGGAAAGAGGCGGCAGAGAGGGCCATCAAGGAGTGGGGCCAGCCACTATCCAAGATCACCCACGTCATCTTCTGCACTACCTCCGGCGTGGACATGCCTGGCGCCGACTACCAGTTGACGAGGCTGCTCGGCCTCTCCCCGACAGTCAAACGCCTCATGATGTACCAGCAAGGCTGCTTTGGCGGTGCCACCGTGCTCCGCATGGCGAAAGACATCGCCGAGAACAACCGCGGCGCACGCGTGCTGGTGGTCTGCTCAGAGATCACCGCCATGGCCTTCCGTGGCCCCAGCAAGTCCCATCTAGACTCGCTGGTTGGTCATGCACTCTTTGGCGATGGTGCATCCGCTGCCATCATTGGCGCTGACCCCGACGAGCCCTTTGAGAAGCCACTCTTCCAGCTGGTATCAGCGAGCCAGACCATCCTGCCCGGCTCCGAGGGTGCCATCAACGGCCACCTAACGGAGGCGGGGCTCACCATCCACCTTCTCAAAGACGTGCCCGGGCTCATCTCCGAGAACATCGAGCAGGCGCTCGAGGACGCCTTCAAGCCTCTAGGCATCCACGACTGGAACTCCATCTTCTGGATTGCACACCCTGGCGGGCCGGCGATCCTAGACATGGTCGAGGAGAAAGTTGGCCTTGACAAGGAGCGCATGCGCGCCAGCCGAGAGGTCTTGTCCGAATATGGCAACATGTCCAGTGCATGTGTCCTCTTCGTCCTCGACGTGATGCGTAAGACCTCTTCCCAGGATGGCCACGCCACCACTGGAGAAGGTAAGGAGTGGGGTGTCCTCTTCGGCTTCGGCCCTGGCCTCACCGTCGAGACACTCGTCCTCTACAGCGTCCCAATCGCAGCCACTGCATGA